A DNA window from Hevea brasiliensis isolate MT/VB/25A 57/8 chromosome 2, ASM3005281v1, whole genome shotgun sequence contains the following coding sequences:
- the LOC110661465 gene encoding cytochrome P450 CYP82D47 produces MALLPPYLKDIILGLTAVILFYYFLLRGSKSAKAKAAPEAGGAWPILGHLPLLAGRELPHITLAALADKYGPIFTVRIGIYSALVVSSWDLAKEIFTTNDAAVWTRPKFTGSKLLGYDYANFGFSPQVEYWREMRKLTATELLSNRRLELLKHIRASEVTGSMKDLYKLWTKNKDETNQVMVDMKRCFNDINMNVILRMVAGKRYFGNSSAGDEGEARRFQKAMREFFYLLGLPVARDAFPFLGWMDLGGYEMAMKRTAKEFDSIIGEWLEDHHRKRETGQVSNRDQDFMDVLLSVLNGIDLAGYDANTVIKATSMTIIAGGTDTTTVTVTWGLALLLNHPIALRKAQEELDIQVGRERLVNESDIDKLVYLQAIVKETMRLYPAGPLSGRREFSEDCTIGGYHVPAGTHLMVNIYKIHRDPRVWSNPMEFEPERFLNTHKEIDVKGQNFELIPFGAGRRACPGINFGILMTQLVLASFLQAFEMSTPSNTPVDMTETAGLTNSKATPLEVLVKPRLPACLYD; encoded by the exons ATGGCTCTGCTTCCGCCATACCTGAAAGACATCATCCTTGGGCTTACTGCTGTAATTCTCTTTTACTACTTTCTCTTGAGGGGGTCCAAATCTGCCAAGGCCAAAGCAGCTCCCGAAGCTGGAGGTGCATGGCCGATTTTAGGTCATCTCCCTTTGTTGGCAGGACGTGAGCTTCCCCACATAACTTTGGCAGCCTTAGCTGATAAGTATGGACCTATCTTCACCGTCAGGATTGGGATATACTCAGCTTTGGTGGTCAGTTCCTGGGACTTGGCTAAGGAAATATTCACCACCAACGATGCCGCTGTTTGGACCCGCCCCAAATTTACAGGTTCAAAACTTCTGGGCTACGATTATGCCAATTTCGGATTCTCCCCTCAAGTTGAATACTGGCGCGAAATGCGAAAATTAACGGCTACAGAGCTACTCTCCAACCGCAGACTTGAGCTATTAAAACACATTAGGGCCTCTGAAGTGACAGGCTCAATGAAGGATCTGTACAAGTTGTGGACAAAAAACAAAGATGAGACAAACCAAGTCATGGTGGACATGAAGAGATGTTTTAATGACATAAATATGAACGTGATTCTCAGGATGGTTGCAGGAAAGAGGTACTTTGGTAATAGTTCTGCAGGTGACGAGGGAGAGGCCCGGCGATTCCAGAAGGCGATGAGGGAGTTCTTTTACTTGTTAGGGCTGCCTGTAGCGAGGGATGCTTTTCCATTTCTTGGGTGGATGGATTTAGGTGGATATGAGATGGCCATGAAGAGAACTGCTAAGGAATTTGACAGTATCATTGGAGAGTGGTTAGAGGATCATCACAGGAAGAGAGAAACTGGCCAAGTGTCTAACAGAGACCAAGACTTCATGGACGTCTTGCTGTCGGTGCTTAATGGTATTGATCTTGCTGGTTATGATGCTAATACTGTTATAAAAGCTACATCCATG ACTATTATTGCAGGGGGTACTGATACCACAACTGTTACGGTAACATGGGGACTGGCGCTATTGTTAAACCATCCCATTGCACTGAGGAAGGCCCAAGAAGAATTGGACATTCAAGTTGGCAGAGAAAGACTTGTGAATGAATCAGACATAGATAAACTGGTATATCTCCAGGCAATAGTTAAGGAGACGATGAGGCTATACCCTGCTGGTCCACTATCAGGACGTCGGGAATTCTCCGAGGATTGTACCATCGGTGGTTACCATGTCCCAGCAGGTACCCACCTAATGGTTAACATTTACAAGATCCATAGGGATCCGCGGGTGTGGTCAAATCCAATGGAATTTGAACCAGAGAGATTTCTGAACACACACAAGGAAATTGATGTGAAAGGTCAGAATTTTGAGCTCATTCCATTTGGTGCCGGTAGGAGGGCATGCCCTGGGATAAATTTTGGCATTCTGATGACTCAATTAGTTCTGGCAAGTTTCCTTCAAGCATTTGAGATGTCAACCCCATCAAATACACCAGTTGACATGACTGAGACTGCTGGATTAACAAATAGCAAAGCCACCCCTCTTGAAGTTCTGGTGAAACCTCGCTTGCCTGCTTGTCTCTATGATTAG